One genomic window of Paenibacillus xylanilyticus includes the following:
- a CDS encoding S-layer homology domain-containing protein, whose product MHIKQIRSLLRLFLAMVLLITGAIPAGLFSSKATAADEPLTVAQALELDFGVSNISIEGYVVGTYSNGPNVRLNPDFTLDTNFAIADSPEETNISKMMPVQVPTSAPRSIFGLKSNPSLHKSKVRISNGNIAEYFSSIGIHYNNSTTFQLIDETPEIKVANVTANPSSGTVPAGAKVTLATTTVGAAVYYKQNGDTDYLPYTVPITVNDATYIETYAAKDGLENSDVTNFDYTIVNNTPISISSARNQLENTPVTVQGIVTYSELSGSVSNLYIQDDDAGIVVRGNASGVEVGDRIEARGPITIYNGLVQVEASKSGFQVGYIQTVEKSQSIPSPVTINASHFTPGSGGQYEGMLVEVNNIKVTKSNTPTYTATDEQGGEMLIYAKNSPSALLVGKTYHKVTGVLTYHSTYGLELIPRTASDILEDLLSVTASTPSGGIVKGTEVTLSSPYAGAQIFYTLDGSEPTVDSNAYTQPIKIIEDQTIKAVAVADSRVSATFSFEYTAVDRLNGVRIHEIQGATHHSIYDGLKVQNVEGVVTSVVNADSFYMQSLPGQEDGNPATSEGILIYKKDHGMKVRHQLKVSGQVKEYAASASDLPTTEIVASEITLEQPDAELPQPVIIGKGGRVIPNIIDSDGLGQFNPDVDAIDFYESLEGMLIQLNDATILGPYSYNPGLAVTVDNEPNNPMQTPAGGLILRGDGAGEFESSLNPQRLFINKKPSQAVTTGDKFTGPINGVLSYSGGNYKVTLEGDLPPITSSGLKQAITSLEPQQEKLTIATFNVENFSKKDATRGSKIGKIIVNNLKSPDIIGIMEVQDNDGATDSGNTEASESFKTVLEAIKSNNGPSYQYTDIAPLNNMDGGSTGGNIRVGFLFNPERVSLKTGAKGDATGALAIDSNGNLSLNPGRIQPNDIAFDASRKPLAAEFEFNGERVIVIANHFNSKGGDLAPFGNIQPVTRSSEVQRALQATIVNDFVTELINKDPNVNVAVLGDFNDFQFSKTLNIIEGNELDNLVNKLPENKRYSYIYDGNSQTLDHILVSKNLSETAAIEVVHVNADFETADGRVSDHDPLLAQLSIGSNAEEGDFNLRVLHTNDTHAHLDNIPRRVTAIKETRNDNTLVLDAGDVFSGTLYFNLFNGQADLEFMNMIGYDAMTFGNHEFDKGTGVLKQFIEKAEFPFVSANIDFTKDANLGSLYKDTIGQPAEKAEIYPAIITEVDGEKVGIFGLTTTDTVSLSSPGDDLKFENYIASAQATVAMLEQEGINKIIALTHLGYSEDLKLAEAVEGIDIVVGGHSHTILSEPVVVETHAEPILVVQTGEYDVSLGQLDVTFDAEGVLKTWNGKLLSLDAKDSAGNYVYQDDPAAKAKLAEYAPQLEEFKKEVIGKTNVFLDGERGNVRKQETNLGNLMTDGMLEKVKAIVKENDVKGYVAIQNGGGIRASFQKGDITLGDLLTVMPFGNNLSALKMTGKEITAALENGVSGVETGEGRFPQVSGMRFYYDSTKPGEKIDSATNTVTQEGQRVVKVQIKNADGTYTDIDPNGYYIVATNSFMAGGGDFYRAMRAAKDDNRFYELNLVDYEIFHEHLDRVGVVNQTTEGRSTDLKGSPLPGEGNGSNPGNGGGNNGSNPGSGNSGGGTTTPTTPTTPETPTNPTEPTTPTTPSVPGNGNGDGTTTPNPGVILKDIGNHWAAAAIQEAISRGIVNGYADGNFRPNAPATRAEFAVMLARAFKLPASNKALTFKDANKIPAWAQSFIAQAVEQGIISGYTDETFRASGKVSRVEMTVMLVRALGLPIESNATLSFTDAHKVPAWAVPYIAVAYEAGLVKGSGNNMFNPLANATRAEVVTLLISASEL is encoded by the coding sequence ATGCATATTAAGCAAATAAGGAGTTTGCTCAGATTATTCTTGGCTATGGTTCTGCTGATCACAGGGGCTATTCCGGCTGGATTATTCAGCAGTAAGGCAACTGCTGCGGACGAGCCGTTAACGGTTGCTCAGGCACTAGAACTTGATTTCGGAGTGTCAAACATTTCAATCGAAGGATATGTCGTAGGAACTTACAGTAATGGTCCAAATGTGAGGCTGAACCCTGATTTCACATTGGATACCAATTTTGCTATAGCCGATAGCCCCGAAGAAACAAATATCAGCAAAATGATGCCTGTACAGGTACCCACCTCTGCTCCCCGAAGTATCTTCGGCCTGAAAAGTAATCCTTCCCTGCATAAATCCAAAGTTCGTATTAGCAATGGTAACATAGCTGAGTATTTCAGCTCGATAGGTATACACTACAATAACTCAACTACCTTCCAACTTATTGATGAGACGCCTGAAATCAAGGTGGCAAACGTCACCGCTAATCCCTCCTCAGGTACGGTTCCGGCTGGAGCAAAGGTTACTCTTGCAACAACTACAGTTGGTGCCGCAGTCTACTACAAGCAAAATGGCGACACCGATTATCTCCCATACACCGTACCCATTACAGTAAATGATGCAACTTATATTGAAACTTACGCAGCAAAAGACGGTCTGGAAAATAGTGATGTTACCAATTTCGATTATACGATCGTGAATAATACTCCGATCTCCATCTCCAGTGCCAGGAACCAATTGGAGAACACTCCGGTTACCGTTCAAGGGATTGTAACCTACAGCGAGTTATCTGGAAGTGTATCGAACCTATACATTCAGGACGACGATGCCGGGATCGTAGTTCGGGGCAATGCTTCTGGTGTGGAAGTCGGTGACCGAATTGAAGCCCGCGGTCCAATTACGATATATAACGGCCTTGTACAAGTAGAAGCAAGTAAATCCGGATTTCAGGTTGGATATATTCAAACTGTCGAAAAATCACAGAGCATACCTTCACCTGTAACAATCAACGCATCCCATTTTACTCCGGGTTCTGGAGGACAGTATGAAGGAATGCTTGTCGAAGTAAACAATATTAAGGTGACAAAAAGCAACACACCAACTTACACTGCGACAGATGAACAAGGTGGGGAAATGCTCATCTATGCCAAAAATAGCCCTTCGGCTCTTTTAGTAGGCAAAACATATCATAAAGTGACAGGGGTCCTGACTTACCATTCTACGTATGGTCTGGAATTGATTCCTCGAACGGCGTCGGATATTCTGGAAGACCTCCTCTCCGTAACAGCCAGCACACCTTCGGGGGGGATTGTGAAGGGAACTGAAGTCACGTTGTCTTCGCCGTATGCAGGTGCACAAATTTTTTATACACTGGATGGTTCTGAACCAACTGTTGATTCGAACGCATACACGCAACCGATCAAGATAATTGAAGATCAGACTATAAAAGCTGTTGCTGTTGCGGATAGCAGAGTAAGCGCCACCTTTTCTTTTGAGTATACTGCGGTGGATCGATTGAATGGTGTACGTATTCACGAAATTCAAGGTGCAACTCATCATTCTATCTATGATGGTCTGAAAGTTCAGAATGTAGAAGGTGTGGTTACCTCTGTAGTTAACGCAGATTCATTCTATATGCAATCCTTACCTGGTCAGGAAGATGGAAATCCAGCAACTTCTGAGGGGATCCTAATCTATAAGAAAGATCATGGAATGAAAGTCCGGCATCAACTAAAAGTTTCGGGTCAAGTCAAAGAGTATGCGGCAAGTGCGTCTGATTTGCCAACCACTGAAATTGTGGCTTCTGAGATTACATTGGAACAACCCGATGCTGAATTACCGCAACCTGTAATTATTGGGAAAGGCGGCCGTGTTATTCCTAATATCATTGATTCGGATGGATTGGGTCAATTCAATCCGGATGTGGATGCCATAGATTTTTATGAAAGTCTGGAAGGCATGCTTATTCAGTTAAATGATGCTACTATTCTTGGACCTTATTCCTACAATCCTGGACTAGCAGTGACGGTTGATAACGAACCTAATAATCCAATGCAGACTCCGGCAGGAGGGTTGATCTTGCGTGGAGACGGAGCGGGAGAATTTGAGAGTTCATTGAATCCTCAACGCTTGTTCATTAATAAAAAGCCTTCTCAAGCTGTGACTACGGGTGATAAATTTACAGGGCCGATTAATGGTGTGCTTTCTTATTCAGGTGGTAATTATAAAGTCACCTTGGAAGGCGACTTGCCTCCAATTACGTCCAGTGGTTTGAAGCAGGCAATAACCTCACTTGAGCCGCAACAAGAAAAGTTGACTATTGCTACGTTCAACGTAGAGAACTTCAGTAAAAAGGATGCAACACGTGGAAGTAAAATTGGTAAGATTATCGTTAACAATCTAAAAAGTCCTGATATTATAGGAATAATGGAAGTTCAGGATAACGATGGCGCAACAGATAGCGGAAACACAGAGGCGAGTGAAAGTTTCAAAACAGTTCTTGAAGCAATTAAAAGTAATAATGGCCCAAGTTATCAATATACCGATATTGCACCGCTAAATAATATGGACGGCGGCTCAACTGGCGGAAATATCCGTGTAGGTTTTCTGTTCAATCCCGAACGGGTATCATTAAAAACAGGTGCCAAGGGTGATGCAACTGGGGCTCTGGCTATTGATTCAAATGGGAATCTTTCGCTTAATCCAGGACGAATTCAGCCGAATGATATTGCATTCGATGCATCCAGAAAACCACTTGCAGCAGAGTTTGAATTTAATGGTGAGCGTGTAATTGTTATAGCTAACCACTTTAATTCTAAGGGTGGGGATTTAGCGCCATTTGGAAATATTCAGCCTGTAACCCGCAGCAGTGAAGTACAGCGAGCGCTGCAAGCGACGATAGTTAATGATTTTGTAACCGAACTGATAAACAAAGATCCTAACGTTAATGTAGCTGTACTTGGAGATTTCAACGACTTCCAGTTCTCAAAAACACTGAATATTATTGAAGGCAATGAACTGGACAATCTGGTGAATAAGCTGCCAGAAAATAAACGTTACTCCTACATCTATGACGGTAATTCACAAACACTGGACCACATTTTGGTGAGCAAAAATCTGTCTGAAACAGCAGCCATTGAAGTGGTGCATGTGAATGCGGATTTTGAAACAGCTGATGGACGCGTCAGTGACCATGATCCACTGCTTGCACAGCTGAGCATTGGAAGTAACGCAGAGGAAGGTGACTTCAACCTTCGTGTATTGCATACCAATGACACGCACGCGCACTTGGATAACATTCCTCGCCGCGTAACGGCGATCAAAGAAACACGTAACGATAACACCTTGGTGCTGGATGCCGGGGACGTGTTCTCTGGAACCTTGTATTTCAATCTCTTCAACGGTCAAGCGGATCTGGAATTCATGAACATGATCGGATATGACGCAATGACCTTTGGTAACCACGAGTTTGATAAAGGGACTGGCGTGCTGAAGCAATTCATTGAGAAAGCGGAATTCCCATTCGTAAGTGCCAATATCGACTTTACGAAGGATGCCAACTTGGGCAGCTTATACAAAGATACCATTGGTCAACCGGCTGAAAAGGCTGAGATCTATCCGGCTATCATTACGGAAGTAGACGGCGAGAAGGTGGGAATCTTCGGCTTAACGACGACAGATACCGTATCTCTGTCCTCACCGGGAGATGATCTGAAGTTCGAGAATTACATTGCAAGTGCACAGGCAACCGTTGCCATGCTGGAGCAAGAAGGCATTAACAAAATTATTGCACTGACTCACCTGGGATACTCGGAAGACCTGAAGCTGGCTGAAGCTGTGGAGGGCATCGATATTGTAGTCGGAGGTCACTCGCACACGATTCTAAGCGAGCCGGTAGTGGTCGAGACTCATGCTGAACCGATTTTGGTTGTCCAAACGGGAGAATATGATGTTTCCCTGGGTCAATTGGATGTCACGTTCGATGCAGAAGGTGTGTTGAAAACGTGGAACGGCAAATTGCTGAGTCTGGATGCGAAAGATTCTGCGGGTAATTATGTATATCAAGATGACCCGGCAGCAAAAGCAAAGCTGGCAGAATATGCACCACAGCTGGAAGAGTTCAAGAAAGAAGTCATCGGCAAAACGAACGTATTCCTCGATGGAGAACGTGGTAACGTACGCAAGCAGGAAACCAACCTGGGTAACCTGATGACAGACGGCATGCTGGAAAAAGTGAAAGCCATCGTCAAGGAAAACGACGTGAAAGGATATGTGGCCATCCAAAACGGCGGCGGTATCCGGGCATCGTTCCAGAAAGGTGACATTACGTTGGGTGATCTGCTCACCGTTATGCCATTCGGTAACAACCTGTCTGCACTGAAAATGACAGGTAAGGAAATTACAGCTGCTCTGGAAAATGGTGTGAGCGGTGTGGAAACAGGAGAGGGACGCTTCCCGCAAGTATCGGGCATGCGCTTCTACTACGATTCCACCAAACCAGGTGAGAAAATTGATTCTGCAACCAATACCGTGACGCAAGAAGGTCAACGCGTAGTGAAAGTGCAAATCAAAAATGCGGATGGTACGTACACAGATATTGATCCAAACGGATACTACATTGTGGCGACCAACTCCTTTATGGCTGGCGGCGGAGACTTCTACCGCGCCATGAGAGCAGCGAAGGATGACAACCGCTTCTATGAACTGAATCTGGTGGACTATGAGATTTTCCATGAGCATTTGGATCGGGTGGGTGTAGTTAATCAGACAACAGAAGGACGCAGTACGGATCTGAAAGGATCTCCGCTTCCGGGTGAAGGAAACGGAAGTAATCCTGGTAATGGTGGAGGCAACAATGGTAGCAATCCGGGCAGTGGCAATAGTGGTGGGGGCACAACAACACCGACTACACCAACGACACCGGAAACGCCAACCAATCCGACAGAACCAACGACACCAACAACGCCATCTGTTCCGGGTAATGGAAATGGCGATGGAACGACAACACCGAATCCGGGTGTCATTCTTAAGGATATCGGTAATCACTGGGCAGCTGCTGCAATCCAGGAAGCCATTTCCCGGGGAATTGTTAACGGGTATGCAGACGGTAATTTCCGTCCTAATGCTCCGGCTACACGTGCTGAATTTGCAGTCATGCTAGCAAGAGCATTCAAACTTCCAGCCAGCAACAAGGCGTTAACGTTCAAGGATGCGAATAAAATCCCGGCGTGGGCACAATCCTTTATAGCTCAGGCGGTTGAACAAGGCATTATCAGCGGATACACTGATGAGACATTCCGTGCATCAGGCAAAGTATCACGCGTGGAAATGACAGTCATGCTGGTAAGAGCACTGGGACTTCCGATTGAATCCAATGCAACGTTAAGCTTCACAGATGCACATAAAGTTCCGGCATGGGCAGTTCCTTACATTGCTGTAGCTTATGAAGCCGGATTGGTTAAGGGCTCAGGCAATAACATGTTTAATCCGCTTGCGAATGCAACCCGTGCAGAAGTGGTGACGTTGTTGATCTCGGCAAGTGAACTATAA
- a CDS encoding immunity 17 family protein, translating into MQDQPILLALVAIIAGIFSMLGGMKNWDWFMSTFQAGLFVKTIGRQAARVVYSILGIVLITIGVLLLLIG; encoded by the coding sequence GTGCAGGATCAACCGATTTTACTTGCATTGGTTGCCATAATCGCAGGAATTTTCAGCATGTTGGGCGGTATGAAGAATTGGGATTGGTTTATGAGTACCTTTCAGGCAGGGCTTTTCGTGAAAACGATTGGGCGACAGGCAGCAAGGGTAGTGTATAGCATTTTGGGTATCGTACTCATTACAATTGGTGTCTTATTGTTGCTTATTGGATAA
- a CDS encoding glycine betaine ABC transporter substrate-binding protein, which translates to MIPKIPLASWIESIVDWMSSSLSGLFRVISVVIQEVVGFFSGLFMLPHPLLFIAILGVLAFLVGRLPLTLFTVIGFLLVDNLGYWSQSMDTLGLVITSGLISILIGVPVGIWLAYSKTAARIITPLLDFMQTMPAFVYLLPAVTFFSLGVVPGVIASVIFAIPPTIRLTHLGIKQVSGELVEAADAFGSTSMQKLFKVQLPLALPTVMSGINQTIMLSLSMVVIASMIGAQGIGAEVYRAVTQLQIGKGFEAGLAVVVLAIVLDRFTQNLFMPGRKKTSRVSSKQKAWIAAAATLVVLVAGFSQYFTGGNTTSAGGNNTAANAVGEEVNYQIIGIDPGAGIMKSAAKAIEDYKLTDWTLIEGSGAAMTATLDKAIKNEEPIIITGWTPHWMFNKYDLKYLEDPEKSFGDAEEIHTIARKGLKEDHPVAYEFLSRFEWSSEDMGEMMIAIQDGTSPEQAAEDYAEKHADQINEWTKGLTPVNGDTFKLSYVAWDSEIASTNLLKYVMENKLGYKVNALQVEAGPMWTGVASGDVDASPAAWLPLTHADYWERYKDQVEDLGANMTGVRTGLVVPSYMTDVNSIEDLETGAASSSTPTANVGEEVNHQIVGIDPGAGLMKATKNAIENYELSNWNLIEGSGAAMTASLDKAYKNQEPIIVTGWTPHWMFNQYDLKYLDDPDLIFGDAEEVHTVGRKGIKEDHPVAYEFFSRFNWTADQMSEIMVDIQKGISPEEAAKNYAEKHPDQIDEWTKGLTPVSGDNLRLGYVAWDSEIASTNLLKYVLETKLGYTVKALQVEAGPMWAGLAAGDIDASPAVWLPLTHGDYWETYGDQIEDIAVSMTGVKQGLVVPTYMDIDSVEDLKDN; encoded by the coding sequence ATGATTCCCAAAATACCACTAGCGTCGTGGATTGAATCCATCGTTGACTGGATGAGCTCCTCGCTCTCCGGATTGTTTAGAGTTATTTCTGTTGTTATTCAGGAGGTTGTCGGATTTTTCTCCGGGCTGTTCATGCTCCCGCATCCGCTCCTGTTCATTGCGATACTGGGTGTTTTAGCGTTCCTCGTGGGTCGCCTCCCATTGACACTATTTACAGTGATCGGGTTCCTGCTCGTGGATAACTTGGGATACTGGTCCCAATCGATGGACACACTCGGTCTGGTTATCACATCAGGACTGATCTCCATTCTGATCGGTGTTCCGGTCGGAATCTGGCTGGCTTACAGCAAAACTGCAGCACGCATTATTACACCGCTGCTTGACTTCATGCAGACAATGCCTGCATTTGTTTACTTGCTGCCAGCCGTAACCTTCTTTAGTCTCGGTGTCGTTCCGGGTGTTATCGCATCTGTTATCTTCGCGATTCCGCCAACCATTCGTCTGACTCATTTGGGGATCAAACAGGTTTCTGGCGAATTGGTTGAAGCAGCTGATGCATTTGGTTCGACTTCCATGCAAAAACTGTTCAAAGTACAGCTTCCACTCGCCTTGCCTACCGTCATGTCGGGGATCAACCAAACAATTATGCTGTCGCTGTCCATGGTTGTCATTGCATCCATGATCGGTGCACAGGGTATTGGTGCGGAAGTATATCGTGCGGTAACACAGCTTCAAATTGGTAAAGGTTTCGAAGCAGGTCTGGCTGTCGTAGTACTCGCGATTGTACTCGACCGTTTCACGCAAAATCTGTTTATGCCTGGTCGGAAAAAGACCTCTCGTGTATCTTCTAAACAGAAAGCTTGGATTGCCGCAGCAGCTACACTGGTGGTGCTGGTTGCCGGTTTCTCCCAATACTTCACGGGCGGTAATACTACATCTGCCGGCGGTAACAACACAGCAGCCAATGCTGTAGGTGAAGAAGTCAATTATCAGATTATTGGTATCGATCCAGGGGCTGGTATCATGAAGTCCGCTGCCAAAGCGATCGAAGACTATAAACTGACTGACTGGACTCTTATTGAAGGCTCTGGTGCAGCCATGACGGCTACGCTGGACAAAGCGATCAAAAATGAGGAACCAATCATTATTACAGGTTGGACTCCGCACTGGATGTTCAACAAATATGATCTGAAATATCTGGAAGACCCTGAGAAATCTTTCGGTGATGCGGAAGAAATTCATACCATCGCCCGTAAAGGTCTGAAAGAAGATCATCCTGTAGCTTATGAATTCCTATCCCGCTTCGAGTGGTCTTCGGAAGATATGGGCGAAATGATGATTGCCATTCAGGATGGCACGTCTCCAGAGCAAGCTGCCGAAGACTACGCTGAGAAACATGCAGATCAGATTAACGAATGGACCAAAGGGCTGACTCCTGTTAACGGCGACACATTTAAACTCAGCTATGTTGCTTGGGATTCCGAAATCGCCAGCACCAACTTGCTGAAATATGTGATGGAAAACAAACTGGGTTATAAAGTAAACGCCCTCCAAGTTGAAGCTGGACCGATGTGGACCGGTGTCGCTTCAGGTGATGTAGATGCTTCTCCTGCAGCTTGGCTGCCACTTACGCATGCCGACTACTGGGAACGTTACAAAGACCAAGTGGAGGATCTCGGAGCCAACATGACAGGTGTACGTACTGGTCTCGTTGTTCCTTCATACATGACGGACGTAAATTCGATTGAAGATCTCGAAACAGGTGCTGCTTCCTCCTCCACTCCAACGGCTAACGTTGGAGAGGAAGTTAATCACCAGATTGTAGGGATCGACCCAGGTGCAGGTCTCATGAAAGCTACCAAAAATGCCATTGAAAATTATGAGTTGTCCAACTGGAACCTGATCGAAGGCTCTGGAGCAGCGATGACTGCTTCACTGGACAAAGCCTACAAAAATCAAGAGCCAATCATCGTTACAGGCTGGACTCCGCACTGGATGTTCAATCAGTATGATCTGAAGTATCTGGATGATCCTGACTTGATCTTCGGTGATGCCGAGGAAGTTCATACTGTAGGACGTAAAGGGATCAAAGAAGATCATCCCGTTGCCTATGAATTCTTCTCTCGTTTTAATTGGACTGCAGATCAAATGAGTGAAATCATGGTCGATATTCAAAAGGGCATCTCACCTGAAGAAGCTGCCAAGAATTATGCAGAAAAGCATCCGGACCAAATTGATGAATGGACCAAAGGGCTAACCCCTGTTAGCGGAGATAATTTGCGCCTTGGTTACGTTGCTTGGGACTCGGAAATTGCAAGTACGAATCTGCTGAAGTATGTGCTTGAGACGAAACTTGGCTATACAGTCAAAGCACTGCAAGTTGAAGCCGGACCTATGTGGGCAGGCTTGGCAGCAGGTGATATCGATGCATCCCCAGCCGTCTGGCTCCCACTTACACACGGAGACTACTGGGAGACATATGGAGACCAGATCGAAGATATAGCCGTCAGCATGACTGGCGTTAAACAAGGGCTGGTTGTTCCGACTTACATGGATATCGACTCAGTTGAAGATTTAAAAGATAATTAA
- a CDS encoding quaternary amine ABC transporter ATP-binding protein — translation MTILEVKNVSKLFGPQTEQGLQLLEQGWGKEKLAKEKQITVGVNRVNMEIKQGEIFVIMGLSGSGKSTLVRMFNRLIEPTSGEILVHGKDLRKMNKEQLREVRRKTISMVFQKFALFPHRTVLDNVEYGLEVQKVDKAVRREKAKTSLELVGLKGWEDKMPDELSGGMQQRVGLARALANDPEVLLMDEAFSALDPLIRRDMQDELIELQDKMKKTIIFITHDLDEALRIGDRIALMKDGAVVQIGTPEEIMIQPANSYVARFVEDVDLSKVLTASHVMRRPETITLDRGPRVALELMRERGISNLFVIDRSKKLLGVITADDASRAMRENKVLNDILITDGPTVAPETLIHELFEMVSSAHVPLAVVGENGRLQGVIVRGALLGALSGEVAVKEELVNDSQNTTSVVD, via the coding sequence ATGACCATACTTGAAGTAAAAAATGTAAGTAAACTGTTTGGCCCCCAAACCGAGCAAGGTCTGCAATTACTGGAGCAAGGTTGGGGCAAAGAAAAGTTGGCCAAAGAAAAACAGATAACGGTTGGTGTCAACCGGGTCAACATGGAAATTAAGCAAGGTGAGATTTTTGTCATCATGGGACTTTCAGGAAGTGGTAAATCCACACTGGTTCGAATGTTCAATCGACTGATTGAACCAACATCCGGTGAGATTCTCGTTCATGGCAAGGATCTACGTAAAATGAACAAAGAACAATTGCGCGAAGTACGCCGGAAAACAATCAGCATGGTATTCCAAAAATTTGCGTTGTTCCCGCACCGTACCGTTCTTGATAATGTGGAGTATGGACTTGAAGTCCAAAAGGTGGACAAAGCTGTTCGCCGGGAAAAAGCGAAAACCTCACTTGAACTGGTTGGCCTCAAAGGCTGGGAAGATAAGATGCCAGATGAACTGAGTGGTGGTATGCAGCAGCGTGTCGGCTTGGCTCGTGCGCTAGCCAATGACCCGGAAGTACTTTTAATGGATGAAGCGTTCAGTGCACTAGATCCACTGATCCGCCGGGATATGCAGGATGAACTGATTGAGCTTCAGGATAAAATGAAAAAGACGATTATTTTCATTACCCATGACTTGGACGAAGCGCTGCGCATCGGTGATCGTATTGCCCTCATGAAGGACGGCGCTGTCGTGCAGATCGGTACTCCGGAAGAAATTATGATTCAACCGGCCAACTCTTATGTGGCCCGCTTCGTCGAAGACGTGGATTTGTCCAAAGTCCTCACTGCATCACATGTTATGCGGCGCCCTGAAACAATTACGCTTGACCGTGGTCCTCGTGTTGCCCTCGAATTAATGCGCGAACGTGGTATTTCCAACCTGTTTGTCATTGACCGTTCGAAGAAATTGCTTGGTGTCATTACAGCAGATGATGCATCCCGTGCGATGCGTGAAAACAAAGTACTGAACGACATTCTGATCACGGACGGCCCGACTGTGGCACCTGAGACCCTGATTCATGAATTGTTCGAAATGGTAAGTTCAGCACATGTGCCTCTCGCGGTTGTAGGTGAAAATGGCCGCCTGCAAGGTGTTATCGTCCGCGGTGCCCTGCTGGGTGCGCTTAGCGGAGAAGTTGCAGTAAAGGAGGAACTTGTGAATGATTCCCAAAATACCACTAGCGTCGTGGATTGA
- a CDS encoding GbsR/MarR family transcriptional regulator, translating into MGLDHLQEEQQATVLRIRKRVIEAIGRNMDLYGVTLSTGHLYGLLFFADKPMTLDDMGREMEMSKTSMSTGVRTLLDLKMVNKVWSKGSRKDLYEVEYDWHQTFTDYFAIKWRKAVESNLQVLRKSIEELNRLIKDLDEQADAELLHILKVDKNKVLQAEAYYKWLDRLIDTMEDEEIYKLVPREEIQDNS; encoded by the coding sequence ATGGGCTTGGACCATTTACAAGAAGAACAGCAGGCAACCGTTCTTAGAATCCGTAAACGCGTCATTGAAGCTATCGGACGTAATATGGATCTATACGGTGTTACGCTGTCCACGGGACACTTATATGGATTGCTTTTTTTTGCAGACAAACCAATGACCCTTGACGATATGGGCCGGGAAATGGAAATGAGCAAAACGAGCATGAGTACCGGCGTACGTACACTGCTGGATCTGAAAATGGTAAACAAGGTATGGAGCAAGGGCTCTCGGAAAGACCTATATGAAGTGGAGTATGACTGGCATCAGACGTTTACGGATTATTTTGCGATTAAATGGAGAAAAGCTGTGGAGAGTAACCTTCAGGTGCTGCGCAAGTCCATTGAGGAGCTGAATCGTTTGATTAAAGACCTGGACGAGCAAGCAGATGCCGAACTTCTTCACATTCTAAAGGTAGACAAAAATAAAGTGTTGCAAGCGGAAGCATATTACAAATGGCTGGACCGACTGATCGACACCATGGAAGATGAAGAAATCTATAAGCTGGTTCCGCGGGAAGAGATTCAAGATAACTCTTAA